Proteins encoded together in one Amblyomma americanum isolate KBUSLIRL-KWMA chromosome 1, ASM5285725v1, whole genome shotgun sequence window:
- the LOC144093471 gene encoding uncharacterized protein LOC144093471, protein MPGVLGQRNAQRQEERRLSWWESSGAFGQRWQPSHRSCSAALQQGVAASQQPRADSDSQTPAAERSAQPIAAPSTQPTVAHSAEPIGSRPSYGAAAAAAGAANVAASSPRPASAAAAVSGSQPAAAALPPSQPCAPPVAVTEHTPEAGDRDTPGDDVKIKELGRTVASQFPRRPAHGHLGRPILLYANHFNIGIPTGSVYHYVVGIFSETAMETKPMHQHEDQQDSHRAPSKEVPARPGKLHPGFRRP, encoded by the exons cggtgccttcggccagcggtggcaaccaaGCCATCGCTCCTGCTCCGCCGCCCTGCAGCAGGGCGTCGCGGCCAGCCAGCAGCCGCGCGCCGACAGCGACAGCCAGACCCCTGCCGCGGAGCGCAGCGCTCAGCCCATCGCGGCGCCGAGCACTCAGCCCACCGTGGCGCACAGCGCGGAGCCCATCGGCTCCCGAcccagctacggggccgccgccgccgccgctggtgccGCCAACGTAGCTGCCAGCAGTCCAcggcctgcatccgcagcagccgccgtgagtggcagtcagccggcagcagctgccctaccaccgtcgcAGCCGTGCGCGCCGCCCGTTGCGGTGACAGAGCACACCCCCGAAGCTGGCGACCGGGACACTCCCGGCGACGATGTCAAgatcaag GAGCTCGGGCGCACTGTGGCCTCTCAGTTCCCGCGGCGGCCCGCCCACGGCCATCTGGGCCGGCCCATCCTACTTTATGCCAACCACTTCAACATTGGGATACCAACCGGCAGTGTCTACCACTATGTCGTTGGCATCTTCTCGGAGACTGCCATGGAGACGAAGCCGATGCATCAGCACGAAGATCAACAGGATagtcatcgagctcctagtaaagaagtaccggcaagacctggcaaactgcatcccggctttcgaAGGCCGtaa